In one window of Rhizobium oryzihabitans DNA:
- the tnpB gene encoding IS66 family insertion sequence element accessory protein TnpB (TnpB, as the term is used for proteins encoded by IS66 family insertion elements, is considered an accessory protein, since TnpC, encoded by a neighboring gene, is a DDE family transposase.), which produces MVATKPVDFRKGAEGLAALVRETMGADPFSGAVYVFRAKRTDRIKLIFWDGTGVCLYANDLHSYCISLSHSVEGFGLAGIFLMSGEAIDELVPSTGLLLR; this is translated from the coding sequence ATGGTGGCGACAAAGCCGGTGGACTTCCGCAAAGGCGCGGAGGGGCTGGCCGCGCTGGTGCGCGAGACGATGGGCGCCGATCCGTTCAGCGGTGCGGTCTATGTCTTCCGTGCCAAGCGCACGGACCGGATCAAGCTGATCTTCTGGGACGGCACCGGCGTCTGCCTCTATGCGAACGATCTGCATTCATACTGCATCTCTCTTTCGCACTCAGTTGAAGGTTTTGGCTTGGCTGGCATTTTCCTTATGAGCGGCGAGGCGATCGACGAGCTGGTTCCATCGACTGGATTGCTTTTGCGGTAA
- a CDS encoding helix-turn-helix domain-containing protein — translation MSAKYDSKRTKTDVLIEEGTFNPTPEKVRDPKFRGSEFFDPHDAVQVKYEMLRRVSIDKVSVTEASDEYGVSRPTYYQAKVNFDMAGIAGLVPTKPGPRGPHKIDDKVVAFLRAQLAPGEPVRARELAKLLRQELDIELHPRSIERVLKKSGR, via the coding sequence ATGTCTGCGAAGTACGACAGCAAGCGCACAAAGACGGATGTCCTCATCGAAGAGGGCACGTTCAATCCCACCCCCGAGAAGGTGCGCGATCCAAAGTTCCGGGGCAGCGAGTTCTTCGATCCGCACGACGCCGTGCAGGTCAAATACGAGATGCTGCGGCGCGTCTCCATCGACAAGGTGTCGGTGACGGAGGCCTCCGACGAGTACGGTGTTTCCAGGCCGACCTACTACCAGGCCAAGGTGAACTTCGATATGGCCGGGATTGCCGGACTAGTGCCGACAAAGCCGGGGCCCCGCGGTCCCCACAAGATCGACGACAAGGTCGTGGCATTTCTGCGGGCGCAGCTCGCTCCAGGAGAACCCGTTCGCGCCCGGGAACTTGCCAAGCTGCTCCGCCAGGAACTCGATATCGAGCTTCATCCCAGATCGATCGAGCGGGTTCTAAAAAAAAGCGGCAGGTAA
- the tnpC gene encoding IS66 family transposase, with amino-acid sequence MAMTADQLPDDPDALKAMVLARDVENARLIQIIRELQRHRFGRRAETLPEDQLLLGLEEAEQIEAAGEEEAERVDPRERNERATKRRANRGALPAHLPRIETIVDIDNHVCPCCRNGLHRIGEDVSERLDIVPAQLRVIVVRRPKYACRACDDVVVQAPAPGRLIEGGLPTDATVAQVLVSKYADHLPLYRQAQIYARQGINLDRSTLADWVGRAAWHLRPVHERLLAKLKASPKLFADETTAPVLDPGRGKTRTGQLWAYARDDRPWQGADPPGVAYVYAPDRKAERPITHLAGFTGILQVDGYGGYRVLADKSGATLAFCWAHVRRRFYELAAAGPAPIASEALRRIAELYRIEDDIRGRSAEQRRAVRQEKSLPIVADLVPWLREKLELISQKTKLAEAIRYTLSRRDGLSRFLDDGRIEIDSNTVERSIRPIALNRKNALFAGSDGGAEHWAVVASLIETCKLNGVEPLGYLADVLTRIVNGHPNSQIDDLLPWAYIQAPEFRAVA; translated from the coding sequence ATGGCGATGACGGCGGACCAGCTTCCCGACGATCCGGATGCGCTGAAGGCGATGGTCCTGGCGCGCGACGTCGAGAATGCGCGGCTGATCCAGATCATCAGGGAACTGCAGCGTCACCGCTTCGGCCGGCGCGCCGAGACGCTGCCGGAAGACCAGTTGCTGCTGGGCCTCGAAGAGGCCGAGCAGATCGAGGCCGCCGGCGAGGAAGAGGCCGAACGTGTCGACCCGCGCGAACGCAATGAGCGCGCCACAAAGCGGCGAGCCAACCGTGGCGCGCTGCCGGCGCATCTGCCTCGCATCGAAACGATCGTCGACATCGACAATCACGTCTGTCCGTGCTGTCGCAATGGCCTGCACCGGATCGGCGAGGATGTGAGCGAGCGGCTCGACATCGTTCCGGCGCAGCTGCGCGTGATCGTGGTGCGCCGGCCCAAATACGCCTGCCGCGCCTGCGACGATGTGGTCGTTCAGGCTCCGGCTCCCGGCCGGCTGATCGAAGGCGGCCTGCCGACCGATGCGACCGTCGCCCAGGTGCTGGTCTCCAAATACGCCGATCACCTGCCGCTCTATCGCCAGGCGCAGATCTACGCCCGGCAGGGCATCAATCTCGACCGCTCGACGCTCGCCGACTGGGTCGGCCGCGCCGCCTGGCACCTGCGTCCGGTGCACGAGCGACTGCTGGCGAAGTTGAAGGCTTCGCCAAAACTGTTCGCCGACGAGACGACGGCGCCGGTGCTCGATCCCGGCCGTGGCAAGACCAGGACCGGGCAACTCTGGGCCTATGCCCGCGATGATCGGCCGTGGCAAGGAGCCGACCCGCCGGGCGTCGCCTATGTCTATGCGCCGGACCGAAAGGCCGAACGTCCGATCACTCATCTGGCGGGCTTTACTGGCATCCTGCAGGTCGACGGCTATGGTGGCTATCGCGTGCTCGCCGACAAGAGCGGTGCCACGCTCGCCTTCTGCTGGGCACATGTGCGCCGCCGCTTCTACGAACTTGCCGCAGCCGGTCCCGCGCCGATCGCCAGCGAGGCGCTCCGGCGGATCGCGGAGCTCTACAGAATCGAAGATGACATTCGTGGACGATCGGCGGAGCAGCGTCGTGCCGTGCGCCAGGAAAAGAGCCTCCCGATCGTCGCCGATCTCGTACCCTGGCTGCGCGAGAAGCTCGAGCTGATCAGCCAGAAGACAAAGCTCGCCGAGGCGATCCGCTACACGCTCTCGCGCCGGGATGGCCTCTCGCGCTTCCTCGACGACGGTCGCATCGAGATCGACAGCAACACCGTCGAACGCTCGATCCGCCCGATCGCGCTGAACCGCAAGAATGCACTCTTCGCTGGATCGGATGGCGGCGCCGAGCACTGGGCCGTCGTCGCTTCGCTGATCGAAACCTGCAAGCTCAACGGCGTCGAGCCGCTCGGCTACCTCGCCGACGTGCTCACCAGGATCGTCAACGGCCACCCCAACAGCCAGATCGACGATCTCCTCCCCTGGGCCTACATTCAGGCTCCCGAGTTCAGGGCCGTGGCCTGA
- a CDS encoding DUF5372 family protein: protein MHPFHPLFGQQLPCVGERANSQGKRLLLQTEDATVWSVPPQWTDLMSPDPEVVMGNGRSLLRVADLMELAALVERLSRTR, encoded by the coding sequence ATGCACCCGTTTCATCCCCTTTTTGGACAACAGCTTCCTTGCGTCGGCGAGCGAGCTAACTCGCAGGGCAAACGTTTGCTGTTGCAGACCGAGGATGCCACCGTTTGGTCCGTTCCCCCGCAATGGACTGACCTTATGAGCCCAGATCCTGAAGTTGTCATGGGTAACGGACGGTCGCTCTTGCGGGTCGCCGACTTAATGGAATTGGCCGCCCTGGTAGAGCGCCTTTCCAGAACACGATGA
- a CDS encoding recombinase family protein: MNVHLKVQPHHLERSAYLYIRQSSMRQVIDNTESAMRQYALRGRAIALGWREEQIIVIDSDQGESGASAVWREGFQRLVSDVGMGHAGIVMGLEVSRLARNNADWQRLLEICALADTLILDEDGVYDPASFNDRLLLGLKGTMSEAELHVIKARLRGGILNKARRGEFRCPLPTGLVYDHSGNVTLDPDMQVRETIAHFFETFSRVGSASQTVKAFRQEGILFPSRLHDSQTVFRPLTPSTAMRVLHNPRYAGAYAYGRRRYRRTIDGKKLVRKQGSDDWTACIPDAHPGYISWEQHQENLRILKSNICHKWNAAVASPPREGPALLQGRAVCGQCGRHFHMRYAARRGRQEAWYVCDRARTNRGEPLCQAIAAPPVDEAIGMLIAEQMTPAAIELAIEVRKEIEARHEEADRLRCRAIERAQTEADLAQRRFMLVDPNNRLVADTLEGEWNEKLRILANAREERERGWEHDQFILDKAVYERLVAMTADFKKLWTNPETPNRERKRLLAHIIEDVTLLKLPKRGTTKAHIRFKGGKTQTLVTISPKSPSQQVKTNPDIIALIDKLLDDHIFSEIADILNNQGYRPGSVTRRDQRNARFTTKRVTYLVREYKLRSRYDRLRDRGMLTKKEAAAHLNIHEHTLARWAEHGLVTSHAYNGHYYLYELPKTDLPQKQSSRWNQLVDRLAAHKENASQAKTFN; the protein is encoded by the coding sequence ATGAATGTACATCTCAAAGTCCAGCCTCATCACCTCGAACGCAGCGCCTACCTCTACATCCGCCAATCTTCGATGCGGCAAGTCATCGACAATACCGAGAGCGCCATGCGGCAATATGCGCTTCGCGGGCGCGCTATCGCCCTTGGTTGGCGCGAGGAGCAGATTATCGTCATCGATAGCGATCAAGGTGAATCCGGCGCATCGGCGGTCTGGCGTGAGGGATTTCAGCGGCTGGTCAGCGATGTCGGCATGGGACATGCCGGGATCGTCATGGGCCTGGAGGTCTCCCGTCTGGCGCGCAACAATGCCGACTGGCAGCGTCTACTCGAGATCTGCGCCCTTGCTGACACCCTGATCCTCGACGAGGACGGTGTCTATGACCCGGCAAGTTTCAACGACCGGCTCCTGCTCGGCTTGAAGGGAACAATGAGTGAGGCCGAACTGCATGTGATCAAGGCGCGGCTGCGCGGCGGCATCCTCAATAAGGCCCGGCGTGGCGAGTTCCGTTGCCCGCTGCCAACCGGGCTGGTCTATGACCACTCCGGCAATGTAACGCTTGATCCGGACATGCAAGTCAGAGAGACGATCGCCCATTTCTTCGAGACGTTCTCTCGCGTCGGATCCGCCTCCCAGACCGTCAAGGCCTTTCGGCAGGAAGGCATTCTCTTTCCCTCTCGCTTGCACGACAGCCAGACGGTTTTCCGGCCACTGACGCCTTCGACGGCGATGCGCGTGCTGCACAATCCACGTTACGCCGGAGCCTATGCCTATGGCCGCCGTCGCTATCGACGAACCATCGATGGCAAAAAGCTCGTGCGCAAACAAGGTAGTGACGATTGGACAGCATGCATTCCAGATGCCCATCCCGGCTACATCAGTTGGGAGCAACATCAGGAGAACCTGAGGATTCTGAAGTCGAACATCTGCCATAAATGGAACGCGGCGGTCGCATCACCTCCGCGGGAAGGCCCGGCGCTGCTGCAGGGGCGCGCCGTGTGTGGGCAATGCGGCAGGCATTTTCACATGCGCTACGCTGCCCGACGCGGTCGGCAGGAAGCCTGGTACGTTTGTGATCGCGCCCGTACCAATCGCGGTGAACCCCTCTGCCAGGCGATCGCTGCACCTCCTGTTGACGAAGCCATCGGCATGCTGATCGCCGAGCAGATGACGCCGGCAGCCATCGAACTGGCGATTGAAGTCCGCAAAGAGATCGAAGCGCGACATGAAGAGGCGGACCGGCTGCGCTGTCGCGCAATCGAGCGCGCGCAAACGGAAGCCGATCTCGCCCAGCGCCGTTTCATGCTCGTCGATCCCAATAACCGCCTCGTCGCCGACACGCTCGAAGGCGAATGGAACGAGAAGCTCCGCATCTTGGCTAATGCCCGCGAAGAGCGCGAGCGCGGCTGGGAGCACGATCAATTCATCCTCGATAAGGCCGTCTACGAGCGGTTGGTCGCAATGACGGCGGACTTCAAAAAACTCTGGACCAACCCAGAGACCCCGAACCGCGAACGAAAGCGCTTGCTTGCCCACATCATTGAGGACGTCACCCTCCTCAAACTACCGAAGAGAGGCACAACCAAGGCTCATATTCGCTTCAAAGGCGGCAAAACCCAGACACTCGTCACCATCAGCCCAAAATCGCCCAGCCAGCAGGTCAAGACGAACCCCGACATCATTGCACTGATCGATAAGCTCCTCGACGATCATATTTTTTCCGAGATCGCCGACATTCTCAACAATCAGGGATACCGTCCGGGCTCGGTGACGCGCCGTGACCAGCGCAACGCCCGCTTCACAACCAAACGCGTCACCTATCTTGTTCGCGAATACAAGCTGAGATCACGCTATGACCGGCTCCGGGATCGTGGGATGTTGACAAAGAAGGAGGCGGCTGCACACCTCAATATCCATGAGCATACCCTCGCCAGATGGGCTGAACATGGCCTCGTCACCAGCCATGCCTACAACGGACACTACTACCTGTACGAGCTTCCGAAGACAGATTTACCGCAAAAGCAATCCAGTCGATGGAACCAGCTCGTCGATCGCCTCGCCGCTCATAAGGAAAATGCCAGCCAAGCCAAAACCTTCAACTGA
- the tnpB gene encoding transposase: MRWSGLHSQMRYKRLEDGEFRWPKVQDGIMRLTAAQLSALLEGLDWRRVHEARPTRVPAQAG, from the coding sequence CTGCGCTGGTCGGGGCTGCATTCTCAGATGAGGTACAAGCGGCTGGAGGATGGCGAGTTCCGCTGGCCGAAGGTGCAGGACGGGATCATGCGGCTGACCGCCGCGCAGCTGTCGGCGCTGCTCGAAGGTCTCGACTGGCGACGGGTCCATGAAGCCCGCCCGACGCGCGTTCCGGCGCAGGCGGGTTGA